Part of the Pseudomonas sp. ADAK13 genome is shown below.
AAGTTCTTGAAAACCTGGCGCTGCGTGCGGAAATCAGCAGCGATACGGTCGTACTCAGCGATTTTTCATTGCTCTGCGCAATTCCGTTACGCGATGGATGCGATTTGCTGGATGTCATAGGTCGGAGGATGGCGGCTCAGTATTCCTGAACCCATTGGCTTGATCCCGCAAAAACGAAAAAGGGACGACCTCTCAGTCATCCCTTTTTTGCGAACATTGTTCCGTCCTGAATAAGGTTTACACCTTCTGACCCATTCTCAGGAGGGAGTAATGAATACGGGAGAAAGGCGCAGTCAGCGTGATTACACGCTAACCTTTAAATTGTCGGTCGTCGATCAGGTCGAAAAAGGCGAGTTGAGTTATAAAGAGGCTCAAGAGCGCTATGGCATTCAGGGTAAAACGACTGTACTGAATTGGTTACGCAGGCATGGTCGGCAGGACTGGAGTCAAGGCGCGTCCATTCGCTCCAAGAGACCTCGTTCCATGGATGAGCCCGATAAACCGCTGACACCCGAACAGCGAATCAAAGAGCTTGAAGAAAAGCTTGCCCAAGCCAACCAGAAAGCTCAGTTTTTCGAAGCCGTCGTTGATGTTTTGAAGAACGACTTCGGTGTTTCTGTCGTAAAAAGCGATCCGGCAAGTCCTCTCCCAGGGGCAGATCCAAGACCTGAGCATTAGTCGGGCTTGCCAGTTCATGGGGATTTCCCGCCAGGCTTATTACAAGCGCAACCGGGCGTGTGATGCCCGGGCCCGTCATGCCCAGGAAGTGATGGGATTCGTGAGGGAAAAGCGACTTCGGCAACCGCGCATTGGCACCCGAAAACTTCACAATCTAATGCGCACTGAGCCAGAAGTGACCGTAAAGGTTGGTCGAGACCGTTTATTCGATATCTTGCGAGATCGGCGCGAACTGGTTCCCCGCAGACGGGCCTATCACAAAACGACAGACAGCCATCATCGCTTTCGCCGTCATCCAAACCTGCTCAAAGATGGGCCGATTCAGGTAGTCGCCAAGGCGCCAGAGCAAGTATGGGTTGCGGACATCACCTACTTACCAACGCAAACGGGTGTGGCTTATCTGAGTTTGATCACCGATGCGTACTCTCGAAAAATCGTGGGGCACCATATCCATGAAAGCTTGCACGCCGAATCGGTGATCCAGGCGTTCAAAAAAGCCCTCAAGCAGCGGACAACGGAACAACGCCTGGTGCATCACTCGGACAGAGGCGTCCAATACTGCTCCGAGCTTTATCAGCGGCTGCATGCCAAGTACCGCATCACCTGCTCAATGACCGATGGCTACGACTGCTACCAAAATGCATTGGCTGAGCGTGTGAATGGGATTTTGAAAAACGAGTTATTGCTGCATCGCCCCAAAGATTTTGCAGAGGCCATCCGGATGGTAGACGAGTCGGTGCTGATCTATAACAACGAGCGGCCTCATCTGTCGCTGAAATACAAAACGCCCGATGCGGTGCATCGGGCGTTTTGAGGCTAAAACAGGTGTAAACCTATTTCAGGACTAGACACATTACCAATCTAAACGCAACGCGTGCCACGAGCCTTATGCTCGTACTCCCACCCCTTACACGCCAACCCCACGTGCTTGGGAATCAGAGCGGCCCCGCTGCTGTAGGAAGTAATGGTCCTACGAGTGAAGCCCAGTTCCACAGCCGCAGCGGAGAGCGACAGATTGTTGCTGAGCATCCACTTTCTGAAGTCCTGCGTCAGCATGACCTCGCCGGACTGTTCCAGCGCCAAACGATGCAAGGTGCCGGCGGACAACTCAAGGTCATTGCCCCAAGTCACGTCAAAGCCCCACTCACCGACTTCAACCCGACCAAATAGAGCCAAGTCCTGAAGGGGTTTTAGAATCGGAAAGGTATTTATGTGATCAGTGAGATCAACGGTATGCCGCTTGCCGTTATTCCACTCAATTTCGATGGCATGCTTGCCGGCAACTGGTTGCACAGCAGAGATGCGAAGCTTGCTGGTCATAAGTCAGTTCCTCCGGTTTTGTTCATTCCATACGCGCCAAAGATCAGTGGTATGGACTCTTGCCCAAAGCAGGGCAGCTTTCAAGGCCTTGGTTTCGGCACCTTTGCCGAGAACCACCAGCCCTTCTATCTGAACCAACGACTCTCCGTCTGGCGTTTGCACGTGAAAGTGCGGCGGCGCGTGGTCGTCGGGATAGATTTTTATTTTCCAGTTTCGTTCACTGTGAAGGGTAGCCATGGGCACAGATGCTAGAGAAAATATTTCTCTAGCACAACCCTGTATTCAAACCCCAGAAACCACAAAACCCCTGATTTCTCTCGAAACCAGGGGTTTTGTTTACATCGAATTTGGCGGTGAAGGAGAGATTCGAACTCTCGATACAATTTCTTGTATACACACTTTCCAGGCGTGCTCCTTAAGCCACTCGGACACTTCACCGTATCTCGTCAAACTGATTCAGTCTGTCGAGGCGCGCTAATGTAGTCGAAAGCTTTTCCGATGGCAAAGGTTTTTTTCAGAATTTTCATGCGCTTAGGCGGTTATGCCGTTCCAGCCCTCTGCGGCGCCATGCGCATCACGGCGATTCTGCCATTCTCGGGCACTCGCGGCGCTTGTCTATAGTAGCTGCTGCGCCCTGCCGAAGGCCGCCTGCGGGTGGGCATGCGGGAAAAGTCTGACTGGGTAGTCAGTCATGGCGCTTTACCAGGGCGGGCGCGGTGGGTAACGTCTGCCGTCTGTCCTTCTATTACAAGCATTACAAGGAATCGCGTCATGAGTGAGTTGATTGCCTACCACCTCGAAGACGGTATCGCGACCCTGACCCTGAGCAACGGCAAGGTGAATGCCATTTCGCCGGCAGTGGTCAGTGCGTTTAATCAAGCGCTGGATCAGGCCGAGAAGGATCGGGCGGTGGTGATCATCACGGGCACGCCGGGGATTTTGTCCGGTGGCTATGATTTGAAGGTGATGACCGCCGGCCCTAAAGAAGCGGTGAGTCTGGTGACGTCGGGTTCCACCCTCGCCCGCCGCCTGTTGTCGCACCCGTTCCCGGTGATCGTGGCGTGCCCAGGGCACGCGGTGGCCAAGGGTGCGTTCCTGTTGCTGTCGGCGGATTACCGGATTGGTGTGGACGGGCCGTTCAGCATTGGCCTGAATGAAGTGATGATCGGCATGACCATGCACCACGCCGGGATCGAGCTGGCACGGGATCGTCTGCGCAAGTCGGCGTTCCACCGTTCGGTGATCAATGCCGAGATGTTTAACCCGCAGGACGCATTGGGCGCCGGGTTCCTGGACAAGGTGGTCGCACCGGAAGAGTTGCAGGCCGCAGCGCTGGAGGCAGCTCGCCAGTTGAAGAAGATCAATATGAACGCCCACAAGCACACCAAGCTGAAGGTGCGTAAGGCGCTGCTGGAAGCCCTGGATGACGCGATCATTCAGGATCAGGGGCACTTGGGTTAATCAAACCTACGCCTGCCGAATCGAAGCCCGACCTTGAGTCGGGCTTTTTCTTACAAAGAATTCCGGATTGCCTACAACCGCTCTAGACAGTGTCTGTCACGTCTTGTTGAAACATGCGCTTAAACATCGCCTATCTCCTGACTCTATAGGGGCAATTGCCGAATACAGTGCACATCCGTACACTGCGCCACCTTTTGTCCCGATGGGCTGTGTCGATGCTTTTTTTGTTACGCATGTTGTTGATGGGCCTGCATTTTATGATTGCGGGCGTGCTGGGCGTGCTACTGGGGATCTGTCGGCCGTTCAATCCGGACAACAGCCGATACTGTGCGCGCCTGTATGCCGTGCCGGCGATGTGGCTGTTGCGCCTGCGGGTGAAGGCGGATGTCGACTCGCTGCGCAACAAACCCAGCAGTTGCGTGATCATTGCCAACCATCAGTCCAACTATGACCTGTTTGTGTTCGGCACCGTGGTGCCGTACCGCACGGTGTGTATCGGCAAGAAGAGCCTGAAGTGGGTGCCGTTGTTCGGCCAGTTGTTCTGGCTGGCGGGCAATGTGTTGATCGACCGGGGCAACGCGCACAAGGCCCGGCGCTCGATGCTGACCACCACCCACACGTTGCAACACGCAGACACCTCGATCTGGGTGTTCCCCGAAGGCACGCGTAACTTCGGTGAGACGTTGCTGCCGTTCAAGAAGGGCGCGTTCCAGATGGCAATCGCCGCAGGCGTGCCGATTGTGCAGGTGTGTGTCAGCACCTATGTGAAGCAGATGAAGCTCAACCGCTGGAACAGTGGCGATATTCTGATTCGCTCGTTGCCGCCGATTCCTACGAAGGGGCTGACGATGGATGATATGCCTCTCTTGATGCAGAAATGCCGCGAGCAAATGAAAGACTGTATTGAGGCCATGGATCGAGAACTGGAAATGGTCCCCTGTAGGAGCGAGCTTGCTCGCGAAGGACGTTAACGATTACGCGCCCTTTCTGGATTAAAGCGCCGCTCTCAGGTTTTTCGCGAGCAAGCTCGCTCCTACAGAGGGCGCGTTCAGGCTAAGCTGCCCAGCAACTGTCATCCAATAAAGAAGCGATCAGCACTATGGGTAGAGTTGTTGCGGCCGCCGTCTATAGCGCCGGAAAGAAAGTCACCGATATCACCCTCGACGAAGGCGCCGCCTGGGCCGCCAAGCCCGACCACTTTGTATGGATCGGCCTGGAAGAGCCCAGCGCCCTGGAACTGGCCAACCTGCAACGCCAGTTCAACCTGCACGAACTGGCCATCGAAGATGCCCTGGAAAAACACAGCCGGCCCAAGCTTGAAACCTTCGGCGATGCGCTGTTTATCGTGACCTATTCGCCGGTGCGCGATAACGGCAAGCTGGAGTTTATCGAGACCCATATCTTTGCCGGCAACGGCTACATCATCACTGCCCGCAACGGCCATTCGGCGTCCTACGGCTATGTGCGCCAGCGCTGTGAGGCGCGGCCGCTGCTGCTGGAGCATGGGGAAGATTTCGTACTCTATGCGCTGCTGGATTTTGTCACCGAGAACTACCAGCCCGTGAGCGAGGCGATTCATGCCGAGGTCGATGAGTTGGAGCGCAATGTGCTGTGCAACTCCCTGAATGAACATGACATCCAAAAACTCCACGGCCTGCGCCGCGATGTGCTGCGGCTGAAGCGTTATGTGGCGCCGATGGTGGAGATCAGTCAGGAGCTGCAGAAGCTGAGTTTTCCGTTTATTGACAAGAACATGCGTCCGTACTTTCGCGACGTGCAGATTCACGTCACCCGGCAGATGGAAGACCTGACCACCCTGCGGGATATCGCCAGCCAGACCATCGAGATTGGGGTGTTGCTGGAAGCCCAGCGCCAAAGCGTGGTGCAGCGCAAGTTTGCCGCGTGGGCGGCGATTCTGGCGTTCCCGACGGCGGTGGCCGGGATTTACGGGATGAACTTCCAGAACATGCCGGAGCTGCAATGGCACTACGGCTATTTTGCGGTGCTGGGGTTTATTGCGGTGGGGTGTTCGGGGTTGTGGGCCAGTTTCAAGCGCTCAGGCTGGCTGTAAAACCCTCTTCAATGTGCAGAAGATCAAACGGTGGGAGCTGGCTTGCCTGCGATCGCATCACCTGGGTTTTACTGAAAAACCGAGGTGTCTGCATCGCAGGCAAGCCAGCTCCTACATTATTGTGCGTCAAGCCGCGCCGGCTTCTGGTTTGTGCGCCACAAACCGCATCATCCATTCCGCCACGGTGACGCCGTGGTGGTCTCGTTCCAGGCTGGCCACACCGTTGGTGTAGACCTTTTCCCCCAGGGTTGTCTGAAGAATCTCCAGCAACTCGCGGGAATAGTCGTGGATAAATTCCGGGTGGCCCTGGAAGCACAGCACCTGGTCTTCGATGTGGTACGCCGCAAACGGGCAGAACTCGCTGGAAGCAATCACCGTGGCGTTTTCCGGCAAGGTGGTGACCTGGTCCTGGTGGCTGATCAACAGCGTCAGTTCTTCCACCACCGGGCTCATCCACGGGGCCTTGGCGTTCAGTTTGTAGTCATGGATGCCCATGCCCCAGCCCTTGGTCGCCCGCTCGGTCTTGCCGCCCAGCAGCAGTGCCAGCAACTGATGGCCGAAGCAGATGCCGATCAGCTTGTCGCCACGTGCATGGCGGTCCAGCAGGTAGGTCTTGAGGGTCTGGATCCATGGATCGGTGCCAAAGGAGTCGGCCTTGCTGCCCGTCACCAAGTAGGCGTCGAACACTTCTTCATCCGCCGGGTATTCACCCTGCACCACGTTATAGATGACGAACTCGGCGGCAATCGGCTGCTTGGAGAACAGGCGCTTGAACATCTGCCCGTACCCTTGGTACTGATCGATCAGCCCGGGACGCAGGATATCGGTTTCCAGGATGCACACGCGTAACGACATAAAAAATACCTGACACGGCGATGGGAATAATGAACACCCCCAGAGCCTGCCTTGAAATACCCTTCCAAGGCAAGCCCCGCACATGCCCAAACCCGTCAGAAGGTCGCGTTCTGTGCAGCGTTCTCCAACAACAGAGCCGGAGGCGTGAAGCGCTCACCGTATTGCTCGGCCAAGTAACGCGCCCGGGCGATGAAGTCGTTCAGGCCGTACTGGTTGATGAACTGCAGCGCCCCGCCGCTCCAGGCGGCAAAGCCGATACCGAAGATCGAGCCAACGTTGGCATCGGCCGTCGACATCAACACGCCCTCCTCCAAACAGCGCACGGTTTCAATGGCCTGGATGAACAGCAAACGGTCGCGCACGTCTTGCGGCGAGATCTGTTGGCCGGGCTTTTCAAAGCGGCTTTTCAGCTCCGGCCACAGGTGTTTCTGCCCGCCCGCCGGATAATCATAGAAGCCACCACCCGCTGCCTTGCCGGGACGTTTGTATTCGTTGAGCAACAAATCGATCACCGCAAACGCCGGATGCTGGGGTAACGGCTTGCCCTCGGCCTGTAGATCCTTGGCCGTC
Proteins encoded:
- a CDS encoding short-chain dehydrogenase, translating into MNQYMALTSNDSTTPALFVDTTAPLDVLLDAANYRIRAVTQVLENLALRAEISSDTVVLSDFSLLCAIPLRDGCDLLDVIGRRMAAQYS
- a CDS encoding IS3 family transposase (programmed frameshift), with amino-acid sequence MNTGERRSQRDYTLTFKLSVVDQVEKGELSYKEAQERYGIQGKTTVLNWLRRHGRQDWSQGASIRSKRPRSMDEPDKPLTPEQRIKELEEKLAQANQKAQFFEAVVDVLKNDFGVSVVKKAIRQVLSQGQIQDLSISRACQFMGISRQAYYKRNRACDARARHAQEVMGFVREKRLRQPRIGTRKLHNLMRTEPEVTVKVGRDRLFDILRDRRELVPRRRAYHKTTDSHHRFRRHPNLLKDGPIQVVAKAPEQVWVADITYLPTQTGVAYLSLITDAYSRKIVGHHIHESLHAESVIQAFKKALKQRTTEQRLVHHSDRGVQYCSELYQRLHAKYRITCSMTDGYDCYQNALAERVNGILKNELLLHRPKDFAEAIRMVDESVLIYNNERPHLSLKYKTPDAVHRAF
- a CDS encoding DUF2442 domain-containing protein, encoding MTSKLRISAVQPVAGKHAIEIEWNNGKRHTVDLTDHINTFPILKPLQDLALFGRVEVGEWGFDVTWGNDLELSAGTLHRLALEQSGEVMLTQDFRKWMLSNNLSLSAAAVELGFTRRTITSYSSGAALIPKHVGLACKGWEYEHKARGTRCV
- a CDS encoding DUF4160 domain-containing protein; the protein is MATLHSERNWKIKIYPDDHAPPHFHVQTPDGESLVQIEGLVVLGKGAETKALKAALLWARVHTTDLWRVWNEQNRRN
- a CDS encoding crotonase/enoyl-CoA hydratase family protein; the encoded protein is MSELIAYHLEDGIATLTLSNGKVNAISPAVVSAFNQALDQAEKDRAVVIITGTPGILSGGYDLKVMTAGPKEAVSLVTSGSTLARRLLSHPFPVIVACPGHAVAKGAFLLLSADYRIGVDGPFSIGLNEVMIGMTMHHAGIELARDRLRKSAFHRSVINAEMFNPQDALGAGFLDKVVAPEELQAAALEAARQLKKINMNAHKHTKLKVRKALLEALDDAIIQDQGHLG
- a CDS encoding lysophospholipid acyltransferase family protein yields the protein MLFLLRMLLMGLHFMIAGVLGVLLGICRPFNPDNSRYCARLYAVPAMWLLRLRVKADVDSLRNKPSSCVIIANHQSNYDLFVFGTVVPYRTVCIGKKSLKWVPLFGQLFWLAGNVLIDRGNAHKARRSMLTTTHTLQHADTSIWVFPEGTRNFGETLLPFKKGAFQMAIAAGVPIVQVCVSTYVKQMKLNRWNSGDILIRSLPPIPTKGLTMDDMPLLMQKCREQMKDCIEAMDRELEMVPCRSELAREGR
- a CDS encoding magnesium and cobalt transport protein CorA — protein: MGRVVAAAVYSAGKKVTDITLDEGAAWAAKPDHFVWIGLEEPSALELANLQRQFNLHELAIEDALEKHSRPKLETFGDALFIVTYSPVRDNGKLEFIETHIFAGNGYIITARNGHSASYGYVRQRCEARPLLLEHGEDFVLYALLDFVTENYQPVSEAIHAEVDELERNVLCNSLNEHDIQKLHGLRRDVLRLKRYVAPMVEISQELQKLSFPFIDKNMRPYFRDVQIHVTRQMEDLTTLRDIASQTIEIGVLLEAQRQSVVQRKFAAWAAILAFPTAVAGIYGMNFQNMPELQWHYGYFAVLGFIAVGCSGLWASFKRSGWL
- a CDS encoding amidotransferase — translated: MSLRVCILETDILRPGLIDQYQGYGQMFKRLFSKQPIAAEFVIYNVVQGEYPADEEVFDAYLVTGSKADSFGTDPWIQTLKTYLLDRHARGDKLIGICFGHQLLALLLGGKTERATKGWGMGIHDYKLNAKAPWMSPVVEELTLLISHQDQVTTLPENATVIASSEFCPFAAYHIEDQVLCFQGHPEFIHDYSRELLEILQTTLGEKVYTNGVASLERDHHGVTVAEWMMRFVAHKPEAGAA